The Candidatus Nanosynbacter lyticus genome window below encodes:
- a CDS encoding HAD family hydrolase: MSLNLFLDLDRTLFRTSELDAAEWGLLGRQFGIDSEVELARRTDFHVRTEKAYYYDFAAHVRAAGLGEEAVFAFLLQSTLADGRMEYDGVAEVVAWARQRGTVHVLTYGPANYQRFKAALCPSLEGTEIITTLQPKGDYFREQCPTGEVWMVDDKPIGGDLPDNVRFIQTAEYNGIAVPEHPAWPVATALGQIPEIVDRYELSN; encoded by the coding sequence ATGAGTTTGAATCTGTTTCTTGATCTTGATCGCACCTTGTTTCGGACGAGCGAATTGGATGCGGCAGAGTGGGGGCTGCTTGGGCGGCAGTTTGGCATTGATAGCGAGGTAGAGCTGGCGCGGCGAACGGACTTTCATGTGCGCACTGAGAAAGCGTACTATTATGATTTTGCGGCGCACGTACGGGCGGCGGGACTCGGAGAGGAGGCGGTATTCGCATTCCTGCTTCAGTCGACGCTGGCTGATGGGCGAATGGAATACGACGGAGTGGCTGAGGTGGTAGCCTGGGCCAGGCAGCGTGGAACGGTGCATGTCTTGACCTATGGGCCGGCGAATTACCAGCGATTCAAGGCGGCGCTGTGTCCATCGCTTGAAGGGACAGAAATTATCACTACATTACAGCCGAAAGGTGATTATTTCCGCGAGCAGTGTCCGACTGGCGAGGTATGGATGGTTGATGATAAGCCAATCGGCGGTGATCTGCCTGATAATGTGCGGTTTATTCAAACGGCAGAATATAACGGCATTGCGGTGCCAGAGCATCCAGCGTGGCCAGTGGCGACAGCGTTAGGCCAGATTCCTGAGATAGTAGATAGGTATGAACTTTCCAATTGA
- a CDS encoding type III PLP-dependent enzyme domain-containing protein — protein sequence MNFPIDQLPKVLDTPSFVYSRRMLEERARQALACRVPFGLTVRYAAKANSHPEIIRLFDELGLQFDASSSYEAALLLKQGVSGSTISLSSQQPAHNLDELLQAGVRYVATSLRQLELVASSPYRPNTVGLRLNPGMGSGHNNRTMTGGVNSSFGLWHAYTEQALELARRHDIMIDRLHIHIGSGADPRLWGEAMDAALALVRRLPEVTTLDIGGGFKVHRFGDEQEADLTAICEVFSQKLAQFAEETGRRLHLEIEPGTWLVAHAGVLVAEVVDIVDTGADGHTFLRLDTGMNDITRPGMYGAQHEMMILPGREEQREYIVVGHCCETGDILTPAPSNPENLASRRLARAEIGDKLVIFDAGAYCQSMSLKQYNAYPDAGTYFID from the coding sequence ATGAACTTTCCAATTGATCAACTACCCAAAGTGCTTGATACGCCGAGCTTTGTGTATTCGAGGCGGATGCTAGAAGAGCGGGCCCGGCAGGCGCTGGCGTGCCGAGTGCCGTTTGGCCTGACGGTGCGTTATGCTGCCAAGGCAAATTCGCATCCCGAAATTATACGACTGTTTGATGAGTTGGGGCTGCAGTTTGACGCTAGCTCAAGCTACGAGGCGGCGCTATTACTCAAGCAAGGGGTGAGCGGCTCAACGATCAGCCTCTCTAGCCAGCAGCCAGCGCACAACCTTGATGAGTTACTCCAGGCTGGTGTGCGTTACGTGGCGACGTCGCTTCGTCAATTAGAGCTGGTTGCCTCGAGTCCATACCGCCCAAATACGGTCGGCCTGCGGCTCAATCCTGGCATGGGTTCGGGGCATAATAATCGGACGATGACCGGTGGGGTTAATTCCAGTTTTGGGCTGTGGCACGCCTATACCGAGCAGGCGCTGGAGTTAGCGAGGCGTCATGACATAATGATTGATCGGCTGCATATTCACATCGGCTCGGGTGCTGATCCGCGGTTGTGGGGCGAGGCAATGGACGCAGCCCTAGCGCTCGTCAGGCGACTACCGGAAGTGACTACTCTGGATATTGGCGGTGGCTTTAAGGTGCATCGGTTCGGTGACGAGCAAGAGGCGGACCTGACGGCAATTTGCGAGGTGTTTTCTCAGAAATTAGCTCAGTTCGCTGAGGAAACTGGGCGGCGATTACACCTAGAAATTGAGCCAGGAACGTGGTTGGTGGCGCACGCTGGCGTGCTGGTAGCAGAGGTGGTAGACATCGTTGATACCGGTGCGGATGGTCATACATTTTTGCGCCTTGATACCGGCATGAATGACATCACACGGCCAGGGATGTATGGTGCGCAGCACGAGATGATGATACTGCCGGGTCGCGAGGAGCAGCGGGAGTACATCGTGGTGGGGCACTGCTGTGAGACGGGCGATATCTTAACACCAGCGCCAAGCAACCCAGAGAACCTCGCATCGCGGCGGCTGGCGCGGGCGGAGATCGGCGATAAGCTGGTGATCTTTGACGCCGGGGCGTATTGCCAGAGTATGTCGCTGAAACAGTACAATGCTTATCCTGACGCCGGCACCTATTTTATTGACTAA
- a CDS encoding ribonuclease H family protein, producing MTIYYTDGSASPNPGPGGFAVIRDLEPWILGSEDGETTNIRMEGKALIAALQDADGVPCVIYTDSEFWINVVTKWAPGWEKRGWTKKGGEIKNLDIVQELYELYVQSQAELRWVRGHEGDEGNELADEWANRARLGERL from the coding sequence ATGACGATTTACTACACTGACGGTTCGGCTAGCCCCAACCCTGGTCCGGGTGGCTTCGCAGTCATCCGTGATCTTGAGCCGTGGATCTTAGGTTCAGAGGACGGCGAGACGACCAATATTCGCATGGAAGGCAAGGCGCTGATTGCGGCGCTTCAGGACGCGGACGGTGTGCCGTGTGTGATTTATACTGATAGCGAGTTTTGGATCAATGTGGTGACCAAGTGGGCGCCGGGTTGGGAAAAGCGCGGCTGGACAAAGAAGGGTGGCGAGATTAAGAACTTGGATATCGTACAGGAATTATACGAGTTATATGTGCAGTCGCAGGCGGAACTCCGCTGGGTGCGTGGTCATGAGGGCGACGAAGGGAATGAGCTGGCGGATGAGTGGGCCAATCGGGCGCGGCTAGGCGAGCGGCTATAA
- a CDS encoding Kiwa anti-phage protein KwaB-like domain-containing protein, with the protein MEEVRETTDIFLWANQTDAKKNDLQIELFLFNKNYTPYFMPLKGDVEQQLRPLFLFDYINQVNLGAGTGLSVRDYELSEAEDNVLLRTDLDKVGRAETLIHLIEHERGDIVEFSETEHEFKRMKGVIARFTDPNDPEKIFYTVKLIQQGQTLKSALAWEFSDGKFGAFKAEVGFKVPDDNQVLIIGQDIFAFNPSKFERMFGYEYKKQVIADKKVAEIEKQYKLSFPEGLDLNALVKERKKTINKLQKLEIGEVKQEQVLDYADEMQLELMSDDNGAIIIMDGNDLDMFVNLINEDYIESKITGKRYEIKSKKLLGEPEGEPPRG; encoded by the coding sequence ATGGAAGAAGTGAGGGAAACGACTGATATTTTTTTGTGGGCGAATCAAACTGATGCGAAAAAGAATGACTTACAGATTGAGCTGTTTTTGTTTAATAAAAATTACACGCCGTATTTTATGCCCCTGAAGGGCGATGTCGAGCAGCAGCTCCGGCCACTATTTTTGTTTGATTATATCAATCAGGTTAATTTGGGCGCTGGCACTGGCCTTAGCGTGCGGGATTATGAACTGAGTGAAGCGGAAGACAATGTGCTACTGCGCACAGACCTCGACAAGGTTGGCCGGGCGGAAACCTTGATTCATTTGATTGAGCATGAGCGCGGCGACATTGTGGAGTTTTCGGAAACTGAGCATGAGTTTAAGCGAATGAAAGGCGTGATAGCGCGGTTTACTGATCCGAATGATCCAGAAAAAATCTTTTATACGGTTAAGTTAATTCAGCAGGGGCAGACGCTCAAAAGCGCGCTGGCGTGGGAGTTTTCTGACGGCAAGTTTGGTGCGTTTAAGGCGGAAGTTGGCTTTAAGGTGCCAGATGATAACCAGGTGCTGATCATCGGTCAGGATATATTCGCCTTTAATCCTTCGAAGTTTGAGCGGATGTTTGGCTATGAGTATAAGAAGCAGGTGATTGCCGATAAGAAGGTAGCGGAAATTGAAAAGCAATATAAGTTGAGTTTTCCAGAAGGCTTGGATCTAAATGCGCTGGTCAAGGAACGCAAAAAGACCATCAATAAACTGCAGAAATTGGAGATCGGCGAGGTCAAGCAGGAGCAGGTGCTGGACTATGCTGACGAGATGCAGCTGGAGCTGATGAGTGATGATAATGGCGCGATTATCATTATGGATGGCAATGACCTCGACATGTTTGTGAACTTGATTAATGAGGATTATATCGAGAGTAAAATTACCGGCAAGCGCTACGAAATTAAATCGAAAAAACTGTTGGGTGAGCCAGAAGGCGAACCGCCGCGAGGTTAA
- a CDS encoding ATP-dependent DNA helicase → MDQELALAILMSGRSALLTGAAGTGKTHLLNTFIAQARDQGKKVSVTATTGLAATHLGGNTIHSWSGTGVSDQLANNFFDRLSKTRREVITKTDVLIIDEISMLHDFRLDMVDRVLRGVRENDQPFGGVQLVMSGDFFQLPPINRPGEQGGGFVVYSEAWQELQPAVLYLERQYRQNDEQLLKILTALRHDDIRRHHAETLLARTEVQPPDGDITELHTVNVDVDAINSQKLAELVGEERTYQQTTTGSKVYVESLQRSVLAPSELVLKPGALVMAVKNSPQKLYANGSIGTVVDFEPLTDYPIVEFRSGQQVTMVPDVWELRDGERKRASISQVPLRLAWAVTVHKSQGMTLDAARIDLRKAFVEGMGYVALSRVRDLDNLYLYGINRKALEVSPDALAIDEVLQRASDEAAKHYRPMLEDMKRKQSVPKKSGKKPQSASWQQKIAKMRETHPKAYMPWEKADDDILKQEFLQGATIQQLSQKLGRHEGSIRMRLQKHFGEDVVQ, encoded by the coding sequence ATGGATCAAGAATTGGCGCTGGCGATTTTGATGAGCGGTCGGTCGGCGCTACTAACGGGTGCGGCTGGGACGGGCAAAACGCACCTGTTGAACACGTTTATTGCACAGGCGCGTGACCAGGGTAAAAAGGTGTCGGTAACAGCGACGACGGGGCTGGCGGCGACGCATTTGGGCGGCAATACCATTCACAGTTGGAGCGGCACTGGCGTCAGTGATCAGCTCGCGAACAACTTTTTTGATCGGCTGTCAAAAACACGGCGTGAGGTGATCACCAAGACTGATGTGTTGATTATTGACGAGATTTCCATGCTGCATGATTTTCGGTTGGACATGGTTGACCGGGTGCTGCGTGGTGTCAGGGAAAATGACCAGCCATTTGGCGGTGTGCAGCTGGTGATGAGTGGTGATTTTTTCCAATTACCGCCGATCAACCGTCCGGGCGAGCAGGGCGGCGGCTTCGTGGTGTATTCGGAGGCATGGCAGGAATTGCAGCCGGCGGTGTTGTATCTGGAACGGCAATACCGGCAGAATGACGAGCAGCTCCTCAAGATTTTGACGGCGCTGAGACATGACGATATTAGGCGGCATCATGCCGAGACGCTGCTGGCGCGAACGGAAGTTCAGCCGCCTGATGGTGATATCACCGAACTACACACCGTCAATGTTGATGTCGATGCCATTAACAGCCAGAAGTTGGCAGAGCTGGTGGGCGAGGAGCGGACGTATCAGCAGACGACGACTGGCTCGAAGGTATACGTCGAGAGCTTGCAACGGTCGGTGTTGGCGCCGAGTGAACTCGTGTTGAAACCGGGTGCGTTGGTGATGGCCGTGAAAAATTCGCCGCAGAAATTGTACGCCAATGGTAGCATCGGCACGGTGGTGGATTTTGAGCCGCTGACGGACTATCCGATAGTGGAGTTTCGTAGTGGACAGCAGGTAACCATGGTACCGGATGTGTGGGAGCTGCGTGACGGTGAGCGTAAGCGGGCGAGTATTTCCCAGGTGCCACTGCGCCTGGCGTGGGCTGTCACGGTGCATAAAAGTCAGGGTATGACCTTGGATGCGGCTCGGATTGACCTGAGAAAGGCGTTTGTTGAAGGTATGGGTTATGTAGCTCTCAGCCGGGTGCGTGATCTCGATAATCTGTATCTTTACGGTATTAACCGCAAGGCACTGGAAGTCTCGCCGGATGCGTTGGCGATTGACGAGGTATTGCAGCGAGCAAGTGATGAAGCGGCCAAGCACTATCGTCCGATGTTGGAGGACATGAAGCGAAAGCAGTCAGTGCCGAAAAAATCTGGCAAAAAGCCTCAGTCCGCTAGCTGGCAGCAAAAGATTGCCAAAATGCGCGAGACACATCCGAAAGCGTACATGCCGTGGGAAAAAGCCGACGACGACATCCTCAAACAGGAATTTTTACAAGGCGCGACCATCCAGCAGCTTAGCCAAAAACTTGGTCGCCACGAAGGCTCAATTCGCATGCGGCTGCAGAAACATTTTGGGGAGGATGTGGTGCAGTAG
- a CDS encoding glycoside hydrolase family 1 protein — translation MTTKQSERIVFPKKFLWGVATSAHQVEGGLVNQWTTWELEHAKRLSVQAPHQFGDLDSWPRIKKEATRPDNYVSGRGVDHYHRYEEDFAILKSLNMNAFRFCIEWARIEPQEGAWDAAAIAHYRTYLRTLKKMGITPVVTLFHFTLPEWFMAKGGFEKRRNIKYFVYYVEKVLSELGRDIEWIVTINEPTVYAGESYLEGHWPPNKTRKCDMLRVLCNLVTAHKKVYKLTRARKKWKVSMAHHLIYCYPGDDAILSRASARVAHYFLNTWMLRRVRRHSDYLAINYYFARRIYGYRAHDPYLKVSDLGWDMQPDKLQYLLEDVAERYQLPIMITENGLADGTDSQRQWWLTETIKAMHEALKRDIKLIGYLHWSLLDNFEWDKGYWPKFGLVAVDRQTMARTVRPSARWFAAVIKKLRK, via the coding sequence ATGACAACGAAGCAATCTGAACGCATCGTGTTTCCAAAGAAGTTTTTATGGGGTGTAGCGACGTCGGCGCATCAGGTCGAGGGTGGCCTGGTGAATCAGTGGACGACGTGGGAGCTCGAACATGCCAAGCGGCTGTCCGTGCAAGCACCGCATCAATTTGGTGATCTTGACAGCTGGCCGCGCATCAAAAAAGAGGCGACCAGGCCTGACAACTACGTATCGGGGCGGGGTGTCGATCATTACCATCGCTACGAGGAAGATTTCGCGATTCTCAAGAGTCTCAACATGAATGCCTTTCGGTTCTGTATCGAATGGGCACGAATTGAGCCGCAAGAGGGCGCGTGGGACGCGGCGGCGATTGCCCACTATCGGACGTATCTACGGACGCTGAAAAAGATGGGTATTACACCGGTGGTGACGCTGTTTCACTTTACGCTGCCGGAGTGGTTTATGGCCAAAGGCGGTTTTGAAAAGCGGCGCAACATCAAATATTTCGTGTATTATGTCGAAAAAGTTTTGAGCGAGCTGGGGCGCGATATCGAGTGGATCGTGACGATTAACGAGCCGACCGTGTACGCTGGTGAGAGTTACCTCGAGGGGCATTGGCCGCCGAATAAAACTCGCAAGTGTGATATGCTGCGCGTGCTCTGTAACCTCGTTACGGCGCATAAAAAAGTGTATAAATTGACGCGTGCTCGCAAAAAGTGGAAGGTGTCGATGGCGCACCATCTGATCTATTGCTATCCTGGCGATGACGCGATTCTTAGTCGTGCTAGTGCGCGGGTGGCACATTATTTCCTGAACACGTGGATGCTGCGTCGAGTGCGGCGGCACAGTGATTATTTGGCAATTAATTATTACTTTGCCCGGCGGATTTATGGCTATCGGGCGCATGATCCGTATCTGAAGGTCAGTGATCTTGGTTGGGATATGCAGCCGGATAAATTGCAGTATCTACTGGAGGATGTGGCCGAGCGCTATCAATTGCCAATTATGATTACTGAGAATGGGCTGGCGGACGGCACTGATAGTCAACGGCAGTGGTGGCTGACCGAGACGATCAAAGCGATGCACGAGGCGCTGAAGCGTGATATTAAGCTAATCGGTTATTTACACTGGAGCCTGCTCGATAATTTTGAATGGGACAAGGGATACTGGCCAAAGTTTGGTCTGGTGGCAGTCGATCGGCAGACCATGGCCCGGACGGTACGGCCAAGCGCACGCTGGTTTGCGGCGGTGATCAAGAAGCTGCGGAAGTGA
- a CDS encoding division/cell wall cluster transcriptional repressor MraZ — MQTDYFERKLDDKRRLTIPAELRAEFASGVVLTRGFGNYLHLYPQQVWDREVEGALTGSILDERVADLNVKFRRGKTASALDQKQGRVTIEQHLLDYAGIDREVVAVRAGAYFRLMAAENAD; from the coding sequence GTGCAGACAGATTACTTTGAGCGAAAGTTGGACGACAAGCGGCGCTTGACGATCCCGGCCGAGCTCAGGGCAGAGTTTGCGTCCGGCGTCGTGTTGACCCGCGGGTTTGGCAACTATCTTCACTTGTATCCACAGCAAGTCTGGGATCGGGAAGTGGAGGGCGCGCTGACCGGAAGTATTCTGGATGAGCGCGTGGCCGACCTGAACGTCAAGTTTCGCCGCGGTAAAACCGCCTCGGCGCTCGACCAGAAACAGGGGCGAGTGACGATTGAACAGCATTTACTCGACTATGCTGGCATTGACCGGGAAGTCGTGGCGGTGCGGGCGGGCGCGTATTTTCGGCTGATGGCGGCTGAGAATGCGGATTGA
- the rsmH gene encoding 16S rRNA (cytosine(1402)-N(4))-methyltransferase RsmH — protein MMSIKEHPPQSEALQVSEPIHVPVLLEVTLDRLRPARGERYLDLTAGYGGHAREFLQRTDNYLGAVLVDRDDNAINTLGDLAEKGAMLIHKDFVSAAQDLVKQGRTFDVILADLGVSSPQLDRAERGFSFRFDGPLDMRMDNRTEITAADIVNSYSVDELTRLITRYGEENPGRARRIAQAIVSARPIRRTTELADLIKHTVGRGGMKHHPATRTFQALRIEVNRELRLVEELLPLLPRLLNQGGRVGIISFHSLEDRLVKRYFWEQAAAGYEAELSVPEKKPVSGTEDVHNPRSRSAQFRYAVKT, from the coding sequence ATGATGAGTATTAAAGAACATCCACCACAGTCGGAAGCGCTTCAAGTGAGCGAACCGATTCATGTTCCCGTACTCCTTGAGGTGACCTTGGATAGGTTGCGGCCAGCCAGAGGCGAGAGGTATCTCGACCTGACGGCTGGCTACGGCGGCCATGCCAGGGAATTCTTACAGAGGACGGATAATTACTTGGGCGCAGTGCTGGTTGATCGTGATGATAACGCGATTAACACGCTGGGCGATTTGGCTGAAAAAGGCGCTATGCTGATTCACAAGGATTTTGTGAGCGCAGCGCAGGATTTGGTCAAGCAGGGACGTACATTTGACGTGATTTTGGCTGATTTGGGGGTGTCGTCACCGCAGCTTGACAGAGCAGAGAGAGGTTTTTCGTTTCGGTTTGACGGGCCGCTGGATATGCGGATGGATAATCGGACGGAAATCACAGCAGCGGATATCGTCAATTCGTATTCGGTTGATGAACTGACGCGGCTGATTACTCGTTACGGTGAGGAAAATCCCGGACGGGCCAGGCGGATTGCGCAGGCAATTGTTAGCGCCAGGCCGATTCGGAGAACGACCGAGCTGGCTGATCTGATCAAGCACACTGTCGGTCGCGGCGGGATGAAACATCATCCGGCGACTCGCACCTTTCAGGCACTGCGCATTGAGGTCAATCGCGAACTTCGGCTGGTTGAAGAATTATTGCCGCTGCTGCCACGCCTTCTTAACCAGGGCGGGCGCGTTGGAATAATTAGCTTTCATAGCTTGGAGGATCGATTGGTCAAGCGATATTTCTGGGAGCAAGCAGCTGCCGGCTACGAGGCCGAGCTGAGCGTCCCAGAGAAAAAACCGGTGTCTGGAACAGAAGATGTTCACAATCCGCGCAGTCGAAGCGCTCAGTTTCGCTACGCCGTAAAAACATAA